The sequence below is a genomic window from Campylobacter concisus.
TGAGGCTGAAATTTTAAAGATCATAGATGATTTAAAAAATAAGCCAATCGACAAAGATGATGTTTTAAGAGTTAAAAATTTGATAAAAACTGATTTTATTTACTCATTTGAAAGTGCGAGCAAGGTTGCAAATTTATATGGCTCGTACCTTGCTAGAGGCGACATAAAGCCACTTTATGAGCTTGAAAAAAGTATCGATAAGATTGATGCTAAGCTTTTAAAAGAGATAGCAAATAGATATTTTAATGAAAAAACCAGCACAACAATATTATTAAAAAAGGAATAAACGTGGAAAATTCGCTTCAAGGTGCGATGACCGCACTCATTACGCCATTTAAAAATCAAAAAGTAGATGAAGTCAGTTTTGAAAAGCTAATAAAAAGACAGATAAAACACGGCATAGATGTCGTTGTGCCAGTTGGAACTACCGGTGAGAGTGCAACACTAACGCATGATGAGCATAGAATTTGTATCGAAATAGCCGTAGATGCATGTAAAGGCACAAATGTAAAAGTACTAGCTGGAGCTGGCAGCAACGCGACTCACGAGGCTATTGGTATCGCTAAATTTGCTCAAGCTCATGGCGCTGATGGTATCCTTTCAGTTGCGCCTTACTACAACAAACCAACACAAGAAGGGCTTTACGAGCACTACAAAGCCATTGCAAATAGCATTGAAATCCCTGTGCTTCTTTACAATGTTCCAGGTAGAGTTGGCGTGGATATCTTGCCAGCGACCGTTTTTAGACTTTTTAAAGAGTGCAAAAATATCTACGGCATCAAAGAGGCTACAGGTAGCATAGATAGATGCGTCGATTTGCTAGCTCACGAGCCAAATTTAGTAGTCATTAGCGGCGAAGATGCGATCAACTATCCTATCATATCAAATGGCGGCAAGGGCGTCATCTCAGTTACTGCAAACATCTTACCAGATCAAATTTCACAGCTTACGCACCTTGCGATGAACGAAGAGTATAAAAAAGCAAAACTAATAAACGATAATCTATATACGATAAATAAAACGCTCTTTTGCGAAAGCAATCCGATACCGATCAAAGCAGCGATGTATCTAGCTGGACTAATCGACTCTTTAGAGTACCGCTTGCCACTTTGCAAACCAAGTAAAGAAAATTTTAAAAAGATAGAAGAAGTAATAAAAAATTACGAAATAAAGGGTTTTTAATGAAGGACACACTAAACGATTTTAAAGGTAAAACGCTAGTTATCAGCGGTGGTACTAGAGGCATTGGCAGAGCCATAGTCGAAGAATTTGCAAAAGCTGGTGTAAATATAGCATTTACCTACAACTCAAACGAAGAGCTTGCAAAAGAACAAGCAAAAGAGCTTGAGACTACTTACAAGATAAAAGCCAGAGCCTACGCGCTAAATATCCTTGAGCCAGAGACTTATAAAGAGCTATTTTTAAAGATAGACGAGGACTTTGATAGGATTGATTTTTTCATCTCAAATGCTATCATCTCAGGTCGCGCGGTAGCTGGCGGATACACTAAATTTATGAAGCTAAAACCAAGAGGCATAAACAATATCTTTACAGCAACAGTAAATGCCTTTGTCGTAGGCACTCAAGAAGCTGCAAAACGCATGGAAAAAGTTGGTGGCGGCAGCATCATCAGCCTATCATCGACTGGAAATTTAGTCTATATCGAAAACTACGCAGGTCACGGCACAGCAAAAGCAGCCGTTGAAGCCATGGCAAGATACGCTGCTACAGAGCTTGGTGAGAAAAACATCCGCGTAAACGTCGTAAGTGGTGGTCCTATCGAGACAGACGCGCTAAGAGCCTTTACCAACTACGAAGAAGTACGCGATATGACAGCAAAGCTTAGCCCGCTAAACCGCATGGGACAGCCGACTGACCTAGCCGGAGCATGTCTATTTTTATGCTCATCTAAGGCTAGCTGGGTGACTGGACATACATTTATAATAGATGGCGGCACGACTTTTAAATGAGAAAATTGAAAATTTAAGCATAAAGGCATATTTGTGAGTTTAAATTTACCAAATTCTTTAGCGTTTTTTAGGATACTTCTGGCTCCGCTTATGTTTTTTATGCTCGCAAATGCCCCTGGCATTTTTACACAAATTCACATGAGCTGGATAAATTACTTCGCAGCTCTTATTTTTGTGATTGCCTCGGTGACTGACTTTTTTGACGGTTACATCGCAAGAAGCTGGGATCAAAAGACCAAACTTGGAGCGATCCTTGATCCGTTAGCAGACAAGATGCTAATTCTTGCTGCATTTTTAGGTCTCATGATGCTTGGCAGAGCGAGCACTTGGGCTGTTTATCTCATCTTGGTGAGGGAATTTTTTATAACTGGCTTTCGTGTCGTGATGGCAAGTGACGGCGTAGAAGTCGCTGCTTCAATGGCCGGTAAGGTAAAGACTGTTTCGCAGATGTTTGCGGTTGGATTTTTACTGATGAGCTGGCCTGGTGGCGAGCTTTTGCTCTGGATAGCTGTTGCGCTTACGCTTTATTCTGGATTTGAGTATATTTTTGCCT
It includes:
- the dapA gene encoding 4-hydroxy-tetrahydrodipicolinate synthase, with translation MTALITPFKNQKVDEVSFEKLIKRQIKHGIDVVVPVGTTGESATLTHDEHRICIEIAVDACKGTNVKVLAGAGSNATHEAIGIAKFAQAHGADGILSVAPYYNKPTQEGLYEHYKAIANSIEIPVLLYNVPGRVGVDILPATVFRLFKECKNIYGIKEATGSIDRCVDLLAHEPNLVVISGEDAINYPIISNGGKGVISVTANILPDQISQLTHLAMNEEYKKAKLINDNLYTINKTLFCESNPIPIKAAMYLAGLIDSLEYRLPLCKPSKENFKKIEEVIKNYEIKGF
- a CDS encoding enoyl-ACP reductase, whose product is MKDTLNDFKGKTLVISGGTRGIGRAIVEEFAKAGVNIAFTYNSNEELAKEQAKELETTYKIKARAYALNILEPETYKELFLKIDEDFDRIDFFISNAIISGRAVAGGYTKFMKLKPRGINNIFTATVNAFVVGTQEAAKRMEKVGGGSIISLSSTGNLVYIENYAGHGTAKAAVEAMARYAATELGEKNIRVNVVSGGPIETDALRAFTNYEEVRDMTAKLSPLNRMGQPTDLAGACLFLCSSKASWVTGHTFIIDGGTTFK
- the pgsA gene encoding CDP-diacylglycerol--glycerol-3-phosphate 3-phosphatidyltransferase → MFFMLANAPGIFTQIHMSWINYFAALIFVIASVTDFFDGYIARSWDQKTKLGAILDPLADKMLILAAFLGLMMLGRASTWAVYLILVREFFITGFRVVMASDGVEVAASMAGKVKTVSQMFAVGFLLMSWPGGELLLWIAVALTLYSGFEYIFAYVKAMKKS